In a genomic window of Streptomyces sp. NBC_01231:
- a CDS encoding copper resistance protein CopC/CopD: MAFALSLLAGATPASAHAVFTSSDPREGVVLKTAPGQITVTFDEAVALVENSVRVLGPDNRPATAGDPEHADGQGNTARVRLAGGLGQGTYTVSWRVVSADSHAVTGAFTFSVGKRSPAGPAATAQPTVPRATSALNETARYVAYAGLALLIGIAVFVLACWPTATARRAVRRLFVTGWWVLTLSTLALVLLRGPYDSGEGPGAVFDARSLRGTMETRSGVALLVRLVLLLVLAVLVQNRRVRQSAGRLGRMAGVLFALALAATWVVAEHAAVGVQVPVAVVSTALHLLAMAVWLGGLAALLTILYRAPEDDPLPPAAVARFSRLAFVSVTVLAATGVYQSWRGLGSWDALLHTGYGRTLSLKVWTVLVVLALAAQSRRWTRRLLTAPEPEPERAPIAVGGREADDPSGTVPSRAGVPTERTAQRRGLRRCVLAEMAVGMVVLMLTTMLTGTQTGRAAEESAALAVLVPGQPTQSLSMVPFDTGSRTLGPLGSGRVQIVLEPGRVGRNAVQAVVYGADGGLVPVPELRLAFTLTSQGVGPLDAGLVDERGYWGSDSLTLPTEGTWTMRVTVRVSEVDQVTVEHQVDIGP; this comes from the coding sequence GTGGCGTTCGCCCTCTCTCTCCTCGCCGGCGCGACCCCGGCCTCCGCGCACGCCGTGTTCACGAGCAGCGACCCCCGCGAGGGCGTCGTCCTGAAGACCGCGCCAGGACAGATCACGGTGACCTTCGACGAAGCCGTCGCCCTCGTCGAGAACTCCGTCCGCGTGCTCGGCCCCGACAACCGCCCTGCGACTGCGGGTGATCCGGAGCACGCCGACGGACAGGGCAACACGGCCCGCGTCCGCCTCGCCGGAGGGCTTGGCCAGGGCACTTACACCGTCTCCTGGCGGGTGGTGTCGGCGGACAGCCACGCCGTGACCGGAGCCTTCACCTTCTCCGTCGGCAAACGTTCGCCCGCCGGGCCCGCCGCCACCGCGCAGCCGACCGTACCCAGGGCCACGAGCGCGCTGAACGAAACGGCCCGCTACGTCGCCTACGCGGGACTGGCCCTGCTCATCGGCATCGCCGTGTTCGTCCTGGCCTGCTGGCCGACGGCCACGGCCCGGCGAGCCGTACGCCGGCTTTTCGTGACCGGCTGGTGGGTCCTGACGCTGTCCACCCTGGCCTTGGTGCTGCTCCGCGGACCGTACGACAGCGGCGAAGGACCGGGCGCGGTGTTCGACGCGCGGTCTCTGCGCGGCACGATGGAGACCCGGTCAGGCGTCGCCCTGCTGGTGCGGCTGGTGCTGCTGCTCGTCTTGGCCGTGCTCGTTCAAAACCGGAGGGTCCGGCAAAGCGCCGGCCGACTCGGGAGGATGGCCGGTGTCCTGTTCGCCCTGGCCCTGGCAGCGACCTGGGTCGTCGCCGAGCACGCCGCAGTCGGCGTCCAGGTCCCCGTGGCGGTCGTCTCCACCGCACTTCATCTGCTCGCGATGGCGGTGTGGCTGGGCGGGCTGGCCGCCCTGCTCACCATCCTCTACCGGGCGCCGGAGGACGATCCGCTCCCTCCCGCCGCGGTCGCCCGCTTCTCCCGGCTGGCGTTCGTCTCGGTGACGGTTCTCGCCGCCACCGGCGTCTACCAGTCCTGGCGCGGGCTGGGATCCTGGGACGCGCTGCTGCACACCGGGTACGGCCGGACGCTGTCGCTCAAGGTGTGGACCGTGCTGGTGGTACTGGCGCTGGCCGCGCAGTCACGGCGCTGGACCCGGCGGCTGCTCACGGCGCCCGAGCCGGAGCCGGAGCGGGCGCCGATCGCGGTGGGCGGCCGGGAGGCGGACGATCCCTCCGGCACCGTCCCGTCCAGGGCCGGGGTTCCGACGGAGCGGACAGCGCAGCGGCGCGGGCTGCGCCGGTGCGTGCTGGCCGAGATGGCGGTCGGCATGGTGGTCCTGATGCTCACCACCATGCTGACCGGGACGCAGACCGGACGGGCGGCCGAGGAGTCAGCTGCACTGGCGGTTCTCGTGCCCGGTCAGCCCACTCAGTCCTTGTCGATGGTCCCCTTCGACACCGGCAGTCGCACCCTGGGCCCCCTGGGGAGCGGCAGGGTGCAGATCGTCCTGGAACCCGGGCGGGTCGGCCGCAACGCGGTCCAGGCGGTCGTCTACGGCGCAGACGGCGGGCTCGTACCTGTGCCCGAACTGCGTCTTGCCTTCACCCTGACCTCGCAGGGCGTGGGCCCCCTGGATGCGGGGCTCGTGGACGAGCGCGGCTACTGGGGAAGCGACAGTCTCACCCTGCCCACGGAAGGGACGTGGACGATGCGGGTCACTGTACGGGTGTCGGAGGTCGACCAGGTCACCGTAGAGCACCAGGTCGACATCGGACCCTGA
- a CDS encoding serine/threonine-protein phosphatase — protein MIMSRQASGSRLLSWLPVTAMGVVAVADVVAGPGVGFLPLVSLGPAFAGLVGGWRRTALIGVLALVLCLALGLYDGLFAGRRGFTALISVAGVTGAGVAAAVTRSRREAELASVRSIAEVAQRVLLRPVPRTAGPLQAAVSYTSAVAEARIGGDLYEVVASPHGVRVIVGDVQGKGLAAVETAAVVLGAFREAAHDESDLMGLGERLERSVARELEGEKFVTAVLAEIGSAGGAVFLNYGHPPPMVVRQDGTVDFPQPPAYALPLGLGVHGAEGPEPYRVDFEPGAQLLLYTDGVSEARDERGAFYPLADRAYLLKDPDAQLALEALREDLMRHAAGPPHDDAAMLLLRFHGHGKGKSVRDA, from the coding sequence ATGATCATGAGCCGGCAGGCCTCCGGATCCCGGCTCCTGTCCTGGCTGCCTGTGACCGCGATGGGCGTGGTGGCCGTGGCGGACGTGGTGGCGGGCCCCGGGGTGGGCTTCCTGCCGCTGGTCTCGCTCGGGCCCGCCTTCGCCGGGCTGGTCGGAGGCTGGCGGCGTACCGCACTGATCGGCGTGCTGGCGCTGGTGCTCTGCCTGGCTCTCGGGCTGTACGACGGCCTCTTCGCAGGACGCCGCGGGTTCACCGCCCTGATCTCGGTGGCCGGGGTCACGGGCGCGGGCGTCGCGGCCGCCGTGACGCGTTCGCGGCGCGAGGCCGAGCTGGCCAGCGTGCGGTCGATCGCGGAGGTGGCCCAGCGGGTGCTGCTGCGCCCGGTACCGCGGACGGCCGGCCCGCTGCAGGCGGCGGTCTCCTATACCTCCGCCGTCGCGGAGGCGCGCATCGGCGGGGATCTGTACGAGGTGGTCGCCTCCCCGCACGGTGTCCGGGTCATCGTGGGCGACGTCCAGGGCAAGGGGCTGGCCGCGGTGGAGACGGCCGCCGTGGTGCTCGGAGCCTTCCGGGAGGCGGCCCACGACGAGAGCGACCTGATGGGGCTGGGGGAGCGGCTGGAGCGCAGCGTGGCCCGTGAGCTGGAGGGTGAGAAGTTCGTCACTGCCGTCCTCGCCGAGATCGGTTCGGCCGGCGGGGCTGTCTTCCTGAACTACGGTCATCCGCCTCCCATGGTCGTACGCCAGGACGGCACGGTGGACTTCCCGCAGCCGCCCGCCTACGCGCTGCCGCTCGGCCTGGGGGTCCACGGGGCCGAGGGGCCCGAGCCCTACCGGGTGGACTTCGAGCCCGGAGCGCAACTCCTGCTGTACACCGACGGCGTCAGCGAGGCCCGGGACGAGCGGGGGGCCTTCTACCCGCTCGCCGACCGGGCGTACCTGCTCAAGGACCCCGACGCGCAGCTGGCCCTCGAAGCCCTGCGGGAGGATCTGATGCGGCATGCGGCGGGCCCTCCGCACGACGACGCGGCCATGCTCCTGCTGCGCTTCCATGGTCATGGGAAGGGAAAATCTGTTCGCGACGCGTGA
- a CDS encoding DUF1775 domain-containing protein, with amino-acid sequence MQSLNPAAREFGRIAVAGTLALTSAFVLAHPASAHTEVEADAPRALARNVTLTFTSEAESDTAGFTRVRVALPKGIEPDDVTLAHAPKGWTLKITSDGYTIGGPALATGADAEHAITVRQLPDVQELVFKTVDTYGDGSISRWIELPTQEAESDQPAPVLKLKPSTADAQPLDPPSARVSRTPSENPSDGGDANASAHAEGENPPGGPIAAGTAAVLLGFGAFAWRLNRRRAGRGGAR; translated from the coding sequence GTGCAATCCCTGAATCCCGCTGCTCGCGAGTTCGGCCGCATCGCCGTGGCCGGCACCCTCGCCCTGACATCCGCTTTCGTCCTGGCCCACCCCGCGTCCGCCCACACGGAGGTCGAGGCCGACGCCCCGAGGGCTCTGGCCCGGAACGTCACCCTCACCTTCACCTCCGAGGCCGAGTCCGACACGGCCGGCTTCACCCGGGTGCGCGTCGCCCTGCCGAAAGGCATCGAGCCGGACGACGTGACGCTCGCGCACGCCCCGAAGGGCTGGACTCTGAAGATCACCTCGGACGGCTACACGATCGGCGGCCCTGCTCTGGCGACGGGAGCGGACGCCGAACACGCGATCACCGTGCGGCAGTTGCCCGACGTCCAGGAGCTCGTGTTCAAGACCGTCGACACCTACGGCGACGGCAGCATCTCGCGCTGGATCGAACTGCCCACGCAGGAAGCGGAGTCGGACCAGCCCGCTCCGGTACTGAAGCTGAAGCCCTCGACCGCCGACGCGCAGCCCCTAGACCCGCCTTCCGCGAGGGTGTCCCGCACACCGTCCGAAAACCCCTCTGACGGCGGCGACGCCAATGCCTCGGCGCACGCGGAGGGTGAGAACCCGCCCGGAGGGCCGATCGCCGCCGGGACAGCGGCCGTCCTGCTCGGGTTCGGCGCATTTGCCTGGCGGCTGAACCGGCGCCGCGCCGGGCGGGGCGGTGCGCGGTGA
- a CDS encoding MarR family transcriptional regulator: MPQHESPVGAMDDVDEVTRAVLTASRLLVAVSARSIAAVEERVTLAQFRMLVVLSSRGATKLVALAELLQVAPSTAMRMVDRLIAAGLADRQTNPGNRRETLLQLTDEGRRTVEEVTARRREEIAAIVARLRPTQRLALVEALGAFNEAGGEPPAPDMDDPEPHPLGWGADVAREA, from the coding sequence ATGCCGCAGCACGAGAGCCCCGTGGGGGCCATGGACGATGTCGACGAGGTCACCCGAGCGGTGCTGACCGCGTCCCGGTTGCTGGTGGCCGTCTCCGCCCGCTCGATCGCAGCGGTCGAGGAGAGAGTGACCCTCGCGCAGTTCCGGATGCTCGTCGTGCTCTCCAGCCGGGGGGCGACGAAGCTGGTCGCCCTGGCCGAACTGCTCCAGGTGGCGCCGTCGACGGCCATGCGCATGGTGGACCGGCTCATCGCCGCCGGGCTCGCCGACCGCCAGACCAACCCCGGCAACCGCCGCGAGACCCTGCTGCAGCTCACCGACGAGGGGCGGCGCACCGTCGAGGAGGTCACCGCCCGGCGGCGTGAGGAGATCGCCGCGATCGTCGCACGGCTCAGGCCGACGCAGCGGCTGGCGCTCGTCGAGGCCCTCGGAGCCTTCAACGAGGCGGGCGGGGAGCCGCCCGCCCCAGACATGGACGATCCGGAACCGCATCCGCTCGGCTGGGGGGCGGACGTGGCCAGAGAGGCGTAA
- the ectB gene encoding diaminobutyrate--2-oxoglutarate transaminase: MTVTQPSPSIFEILESEVRSYCRSWPVVFDRARGSRIHDEDGRTYLDFFSGAGALNYGHNNPVLKRALLDYLERDGVTHSLDMSTTAKRAFLERFQDLVLRPRGLTHKVMFPGPTGTNAVEAALKLARKVKGREAIVSFTNAFHGMSLGSLAVTGNSMKRAGAGIPLVHGTPMPFDNYFDGRVADFLWFERLLEDQGSGLNQPAAVIVETVQGEGGVNVARPEWLRGLADLCERRDMLLIVDDVQMGCGRTGSFFSFEEAGIVPDIITLSKSIGGYGLPMALTLFKPELDVWEPGEHNGTFRGHNPAFVTATAALDTYWADSDSMTKQTIARGEQTDAVLREIVAEYPGTGARHRGRGLVWGLEFDDKGWASRASARAFELGLLIETSGPQDEVLKLLPALTITADELDEGLRTLARAVRQTAQGETNT; this comes from the coding sequence GTGACTGTCACTCAGCCTTCCCCCTCCATCTTCGAGATCCTGGAGTCCGAGGTCCGCAGCTACTGCCGCAGCTGGCCTGTCGTGTTCGACCGCGCCCGAGGCAGCCGCATCCATGACGAGGACGGGCGGACCTATCTCGACTTCTTCTCCGGTGCCGGAGCGCTCAACTACGGGCACAACAATCCGGTACTCAAACGCGCCCTGCTGGACTACCTGGAACGCGACGGCGTCACGCACAGCCTGGACATGAGCACGACCGCGAAGCGAGCCTTCCTGGAGCGCTTCCAGGATCTCGTGCTGCGCCCGCGCGGCCTGACGCACAAGGTGATGTTCCCCGGCCCCACCGGCACCAACGCCGTGGAGGCAGCGCTGAAGCTGGCCCGCAAGGTCAAGGGCCGGGAGGCGATCGTCTCGTTCACCAACGCCTTCCACGGCATGTCCCTGGGCTCGTTGGCCGTGACGGGCAACTCCATGAAGCGGGCCGGCGCCGGGATCCCGCTGGTGCACGGCACCCCCATGCCGTTCGACAACTACTTCGACGGACGCGTCGCCGACTTCCTCTGGTTCGAACGTCTGCTGGAAGACCAGGGTTCCGGACTCAACCAGCCCGCCGCTGTGATCGTCGAGACCGTTCAGGGCGAGGGCGGGGTCAACGTGGCCCGCCCGGAGTGGCTTCGCGGTCTGGCCGATCTGTGCGAGCGGCGCGACATGCTGCTGATCGTCGACGACGTCCAGATGGGCTGTGGGCGGACGGGATCGTTCTTCTCCTTCGAGGAGGCCGGCATCGTCCCCGACATCATCACCCTCTCCAAGTCCATCGGCGGCTACGGCCTCCCCATGGCCCTGACCCTCTTCAAACCCGAACTCGACGTCTGGGAGCCCGGGGAGCACAACGGCACCTTCCGTGGCCACAACCCCGCCTTCGTCACGGCGACGGCAGCCCTGGACACGTACTGGGCGGACAGCGACAGCATGACGAAGCAGACCATCGCCCGTGGCGAGCAGACCGACGCCGTCCTGCGCGAGATCGTCGCCGAGTACCCCGGCACCGGCGCCCGCCACCGCGGGCGCGGGCTGGTGTGGGGCCTGGAGTTCGACGACAAGGGATGGGCATCGCGGGCCAGTGCCCGCGCCTTCGAACTGGGCCTGCTCATCGAGACCTCGGGTCCCCAGGACGAGGTCCTCAAACTGCTGCCCGCACTGACCATCACCGCCGACGAGCTCGACGAAGGGCTGCGCACTCTCGCCCGGGCAGTACGCCAGACCGCGCAGGGGGAGACGAACACATGA
- the ectA gene encoding diaminobutyrate acetyltransferase, producing the protein MKSSKETDSPCPVPTLDLPDIADGAAMWRIARDTGVLDLNSTYSYLLWCRDFSRTSVVARDVLGHPIGFITGYIRPDHPQTLVIWQVAVDGAHRGRGLADRMLDDIAVRGVDAGARRVETTITPGNEPSHRLFASFAQRRGARIEREVLFGEDLFPTAHGHEPEILYRISPLA; encoded by the coding sequence ATGAAATCCAGCAAGGAGACGGATTCGCCCTGCCCGGTACCGACTCTCGACCTTCCCGATATTGCGGACGGCGCAGCTATGTGGCGCATCGCCCGTGACACCGGGGTCCTCGATCTCAATTCGACCTACAGCTATCTTTTGTGGTGCCGTGACTTCTCCCGCACCTCCGTCGTAGCGCGTGACGTCCTAGGCCACCCCATCGGGTTCATCACCGGATACATCCGGCCCGATCACCCGCAGACATTGGTCATCTGGCAGGTGGCAGTGGACGGCGCGCATCGGGGTCGCGGGCTGGCCGACCGGATGCTCGACGACATCGCGGTGCGCGGCGTGGACGCGGGGGCGCGCCGGGTCGAGACGACGATCACACCCGGCAACGAACCCTCGCACCGGCTGTTCGCCTCGTTCGCCCAACGGCGCGGGGCGCGCATCGAGCGCGAAGTCCTCTTCGGCGAGGACCTGTTCCCGACGGCGCACGGGCACGAGCCCGAGATCCTCTACCGCATCAGTCCGCTGGCATGA
- a CDS encoding ectoine synthase translates to MIIRSLTGIEGTDRDVAAETGAWRSRRLVLAGDRVGFSVHETVMYAGTTTSMWYANHVEAVLCVEGDGELTDDETGETHRIAPGTLYLLDGHERHTMRPHTDLRFVCVFNPPVTGREVHDENGVYPLLTEGA, encoded by the coding sequence ATGATCATTCGATCACTGACCGGCATCGAGGGCACGGACCGTGATGTGGCCGCCGAAACCGGAGCCTGGCGCAGCAGGCGTCTCGTCCTCGCCGGGGACCGCGTGGGTTTCTCCGTCCACGAGACCGTCATGTACGCGGGCACCACGACTTCCATGTGGTACGCGAACCACGTCGAGGCTGTCCTGTGCGTCGAGGGCGACGGCGAGCTCACCGACGACGAAACCGGCGAGACACACCGGATCGCCCCCGGCACGCTCTACCTTCTCGACGGGCACGAGCGGCACACCATGCGTCCCCACACCGATCTGCGCTTCGTCTGCGTCTTCAATCCGCCGGTCACCGGCCGCGAAGTGCACGACGAGAACGGCGTCTACCCCCTGCTCACGGAAGGAGCCTGA
- a CDS encoding chloride channel protein, with protein sequence MSAIQTAKNRPAAAQKTPIGLPPSRRLTDLRSAPWGLPVLAVVVGAGAGAGSIVFRWCITTFTHLFSGHGDYAASPGSGNPHVPWLGPYFVLFAPVLGGLLYGPLVYRFAREARGHGVPEVMVAVAQRGGRISPKVAVVKTLASALTIGSGGSVGREGPIVQIGSALGSTLGRLAKVPEGRMKLLVACGAAGGIAATFNAPLAGVFFAMELILGTFSTEAFGAAVLASVTASVIGRAAFGDVAFLSLPDFHVDHLAQYGLFAALGVVAALVGVGFSRFLYLIEDACDWLWRGPEWLRPAVGGLALGLVLLALPEMYGVGYPVLQKATEGGYAVGFLLLLLAGKMLATSLTIGIGGSGGVFAPSLFIGAMLGAAYGIGAHDLLPGTAGAVGAYALVGMGAVFAGASRAPITAVVILFELTGEYSIILPLMLAIVLATATSRVLSRDTVYTLKLRRRGIDIEGPARGARIGAQRVDAVMEPLPSPLSWSTPLPDAADLLSLSGHGALPVADEAGAYAGVVTAQAVAEALAEQPDAVPTRVGQLAERPAPVTADQSLAQALNTLLAAAGTGVPVLDHAHGEPVGWLSHQSALRAVHPAGA encoded by the coding sequence ATGAGTGCCATCCAAACAGCCAAGAACAGGCCGGCCGCGGCGCAGAAGACGCCGATCGGTCTCCCACCCTCGCGGAGACTCACCGATCTGCGCTCCGCGCCCTGGGGGCTGCCGGTACTGGCCGTGGTGGTCGGCGCCGGGGCGGGAGCGGGATCGATCGTCTTCCGCTGGTGCATCACCACCTTCACACACCTCTTCTCCGGCCACGGCGACTACGCCGCGTCCCCGGGCTCCGGCAATCCGCACGTGCCGTGGCTGGGCCCGTACTTCGTGCTGTTCGCTCCCGTGCTCGGCGGCCTGCTCTACGGGCCGTTGGTGTACCGCTTCGCCAGGGAGGCCCGCGGGCACGGGGTGCCCGAAGTGATGGTGGCCGTCGCCCAGCGCGGTGGGCGGATCAGCCCCAAGGTGGCTGTCGTGAAGACGCTGGCCTCCGCGCTGACCATCGGCTCGGGCGGCTCGGTGGGCCGGGAGGGGCCGATCGTGCAGATCGGCTCGGCACTCGGCTCAACGCTCGGCCGTCTGGCGAAGGTGCCCGAGGGACGGATGAAGCTCCTCGTCGCCTGCGGCGCGGCAGGCGGCATCGCCGCCACCTTCAACGCCCCCCTCGCCGGCGTCTTCTTCGCCATGGAGCTGATCCTGGGCACGTTCAGCACCGAGGCGTTCGGCGCGGCCGTACTGGCCAGCGTGACGGCGAGCGTCATCGGCCGGGCGGCCTTCGGCGACGTGGCCTTCCTCAGCCTGCCGGACTTCCACGTGGACCATCTCGCGCAGTACGGCCTGTTCGCCGCGCTGGGTGTGGTGGCCGCCCTGGTCGGCGTGGGCTTCTCGCGCTTCCTGTACCTGATCGAGGATGCCTGTGACTGGCTGTGGCGCGGCCCCGAGTGGCTGCGCCCGGCGGTCGGCGGCCTCGCGCTGGGCCTGGTGCTCCTTGCTCTGCCCGAGATGTACGGCGTCGGCTACCCGGTCCTGCAGAAGGCGACCGAGGGTGGGTACGCGGTCGGCTTCCTGCTGTTGTTGCTGGCGGGCAAGATGCTGGCGACCAGCCTGACGATCGGCATCGGCGGCTCGGGCGGCGTCTTCGCGCCCAGCCTGTTCATCGGGGCGATGCTCGGCGCGGCGTACGGCATCGGCGCGCACGACCTGCTGCCCGGCACCGCCGGTGCGGTGGGCGCGTACGCACTGGTCGGAATGGGCGCCGTCTTCGCCGGCGCCTCCCGCGCGCCGATCACCGCCGTGGTGATCCTCTTCGAGCTCACCGGCGAGTACTCGATCATCCTGCCGCTGATGCTGGCGATCGTGCTGGCCACCGCCACCAGCCGTGTGCTGTCCCGGGACACCGTCTACACACTCAAGCTGCGCCGCCGCGGCATCGACATCGAGGGTCCCGCACGGGGCGCACGGATCGGTGCGCAGCGGGTCGACGCCGTCATGGAGCCCCTGCCCTCGCCCCTGTCGTGGTCGACACCGCTCCCCGACGCCGCCGATCTGCTGAGCCTTTCCGGCCACGGCGCGCTGCCGGTCGCGGACGAGGCGGGCGCGTACGCCGGGGTGGTCACCGCCCAGGCGGTCGCCGAGGCCCTCGCCGAGCAGCCGGACGCCGTGCCCACCCGGGTCGGCCAACTCGCCGAGCGACCCGCGCCCGTCACCGCGGACCAGTCCCTCGCGCAGGCGCTGAACACTTTGCTCGCGGCGGCGGGGACAGGGGTCCCGGTCCTCGACCACGCGCACGGCGAGCCGGTCGGCTGGCTCAGTCACCAAAGCGCCCTGCGCGCGGTGCACCCGGCGGGCGCATAG
- the thpD gene encoding ectoine hydroxylase produces the protein MTDLYPTRGAAEVTTPRRDPVLWGEPSAELSDFERDGFLTVDELLTRPEVLTYRAELKRLIADPAVRNDERAVIESSSQEIRSIFEVHRISEVFARLVRDPRVVDTARRILGSDVYVHQSRVNVKPGFGADGFYWHSDFETWHAEDGLPRMRTVSVSIALTENRDTNGSLMIMPGSHRTFLGCAGATPKDNYKRSLRMQEAGTPSASALTEMALEHGIKLFTGPAGSATWFDCNCMHGSGDNITPYPRSNVFIVFNSVENQPVEPFAAPARRPEFIAARDFLPVG, from the coding sequence ATGACCGACCTGTATCCGACACGCGGTGCAGCCGAAGTGACGACGCCCCGCCGAGACCCCGTGCTCTGGGGCGAACCGTCCGCGGAACTGAGCGACTTCGAACGTGACGGCTTCCTCACCGTGGACGAACTGCTCACCCGGCCGGAAGTCCTGACCTACCGGGCCGAACTGAAGCGGTTGATCGCCGATCCGGCGGTACGCAACGACGAGCGTGCCGTCATCGAATCCTCCTCCCAGGAAATCCGCTCGATCTTCGAAGTCCATCGCATCAGTGAGGTCTTCGCCCGACTCGTCCGGGACCCGAGAGTTGTGGACACCGCTCGTCGGATCCTCGGTTCCGACGTCTACGTCCACCAGAGCCGCGTCAACGTCAAACCGGGCTTCGGCGCCGACGGGTTCTACTGGCACTCCGACTTCGAGACCTGGCACGCCGAGGACGGCCTGCCCCGGATGCGCACCGTCTCGGTGTCGATCGCCCTCACCGAGAACCGTGACACCAACGGCAGCTTGATGATCATGCCGGGCTCACACCGCACCTTTCTGGGCTGCGCGGGAGCCACGCCCAAGGACAACTACAAGAGATCTCTGCGGATGCAGGAGGCCGGCACCCCCTCGGCGTCGGCGCTGACCGAGATGGCCCTGGAGCACGGCATCAAGCTCTTCACCGGCCCCGCGGGCTCGGCGACCTGGTTCGACTGCAACTGCATGCACGGTTCCGGGGACAACATCACGCCCTACCCGCGCAGCAACGTCTTCATCGTGTTCAACAGCGTGGAGAACCAGCCGGTGGAGCCCTTCGCCGCCCCGGCACGCCGGCCGGAGTTCATCGCGGCCCGCGACTTCCTGCCGGTGGGATAG
- a CDS encoding STAS domain-containing protein, which produces MHLAGELDADTAHALREHLAVLAAHSAGDLLVLDLSGITFCDYPGLYTLLSIRRTLPLAGIDVQFTRASGVLRATAERAGVTTHLASGGAS; this is translated from the coding sequence TTGCATCTCGCGGGAGAGCTCGACGCCGACACCGCGCATGCACTCCGAGAGCATCTGGCGGTGCTCGCCGCCCACTCCGCCGGTGACTTGCTGGTGCTGGACCTGTCGGGCATCACCTTCTGCGACTACCCGGGTCTGTACACCCTGCTGAGTATTCGCCGGACTCTGCCCCTGGCCGGTATCGACGTGCAGTTCACCCGAGCCAGCGGGGTTCTCCGGGCCACTGCGGAGCGGGCGGGTGTGACCACCCATCTCGCTTCGGGGGGCGCGTCCTGA
- a CDS encoding DUF4142 domain-containing protein, which yields MPTSPSRIGTVFVIGALGLTLSALAYPAMLGIQTTSSDTSRIIANTQFGPLTEADRDFVVKVRAAGLWEYPLGEIAMKKGSTPEMREAGKHLIVGHAGLDKMCLKIAPMLNVTLPNQASPQQQQFVATSAAESGRQFDSTAANIMRVTHGQIFPVIAKIRATTRNTLVRQLADLANDTVLDHITVLENTGVINSEQVNFQQSTPPKLPKDQLTPPPPQPGAPIVVLAARPDLNINTSSPTPSPSAG from the coding sequence ATGCCCACATCGCCCAGCAGGATAGGAACGGTCTTCGTGATCGGCGCTCTCGGCCTGACCCTCAGCGCTCTCGCCTACCCGGCCATGCTCGGCATCCAGACCACATCGAGCGACACTTCCCGCATCATCGCCAACACTCAGTTCGGCCCGCTGACGGAGGCGGACCGCGACTTCGTCGTCAAGGTCCGCGCGGCGGGTCTGTGGGAGTACCCCCTGGGCGAAATCGCCATGAAGAAGGGCTCGACGCCGGAGATGAGGGAGGCCGGGAAGCACCTGATCGTCGGGCACGCAGGTCTGGACAAGATGTGCCTCAAGATCGCACCCATGCTGAACGTCACGCTGCCCAATCAGGCCAGTCCGCAACAGCAGCAGTTCGTGGCGACCTCGGCAGCGGAATCCGGCAGGCAGTTCGACAGCACCGCCGCCAACATCATGCGCGTCACCCACGGCCAGATCTTCCCGGTCATCGCGAAAATCCGCGCGACCACCAGGAACACCCTGGTCCGTCAGCTCGCCGACCTCGCCAACGACACCGTCCTGGACCACATCACCGTCCTGGAGAACACCGGCGTGATCAACAGCGAACAGGTCAACTTCCAGCAGTCCACCCCGCCCAAGCTGCCCAAGGACCAGCTCACTCCGCCCCCGCCCCAGCCCGGAGCCCCCATCGTCGTCCTCGCCGCCCGCCCTGACCTCAACATCAACACCTCCTCCCCGACCCCCAGCCCGTCAGCCGGATGA